GGATCATGCTCTGCGTCAGCGACAGGTCGCGCCGTGCGAGGCGATGGATGTACCGCGTCAGCTCGGTTTCCGACTGGTATTTGTGGAAAACCGGATGATCGAGGTACGAGGTCTCACGCTGGAGCGGACCGTCGTAGCCGGAGTCGAGGTCGGTGGCAACGTCTTTCGCGTAGAGCTTCTTCCCGTTCGTTGCGCCGAATACCGTGAACAGGGCGTCCAGGTCATCGGCGGACACCGTCTCGTCGAGCGAGACGCCGACGGAGCCGTCGTCGAAGTAGCGCAGATTGATCTTGTGCGCTTCGGCGGCCTCGCGGATGGCGTCCTGCGTGATGCCGTCGAGGTCGACGCGGAGCGTATCGAAGAAGTGGTCGTTGCGGATCGAGTGGCCGGTTTGCTCCAGGCCGTTCGCCAGGATCTTCGTGAGGTCGTGCACGCGGGTGGCGATATCTTTCAGTCCTTCCGGCCCGTGGTAGACCGCGTACATGGACGCCATTACAGCGAGCAGCACCTGGGCCGTGCAGATGTTGGACGTTGCGCGCCCGCGGCGGATGTGTTGCTCGCGGGTTTGCAGCGCCATGCGGAGCGCCATATTGCCTTCGGCGTCTTTCGACACGCCGATCATGCGACCTGGGACCTGGCGCTTATGGCGCTCTTTGGTCGCGAAGTAGGCAGCGTGTGGCCCGCCGAAGCCGAGGGGAACGCCGAAGCGCTGCGTCGAGCCGACAGCGACGTCCGCTCCGATCTCACCCGGTGGTGTGAGGAGCGTCAGTGCGAGCAAGTCCGCTGCAACGGTGACATAGGCATCGTTCTCGTGCGCCCGTTCGCAGATGTCCCGGTAGTTCTCGATCGAGCCGTCCGTCGTCGGGTACTGGAGCAGCACACCGAAGACGTCGTCATTGAACTCAAACGTGTTCGGGTCACCGACAACCACGTTAACGCCAATCGGCTCGGCACGCGACTGCACGACGCTGATCGTTTGCGGGTGGCAGTCTTCGGCGACGAAGAAGGTCCGCGACTTCTGCCGCTTCGTGATGCGGTTGAGCATCATCATCGCTTCCGCCGCCGCCGTGGCCTCGTCGAGGAGGGAGGCGTTCGCGATCTCCAGCCCGGTCAGGTCGATGACCATCGTCTGGAAGTTTAGGAGCGCCTCCAGGCGGCCCTGTGCAATTTCCGCCTGATACGGCGTGTACTGCGTGTACCAGGACGGATTCTCCAGGATGTCGCGCTGTATCACCGGTGGCGTGACTGTGCCGCTGTATCCCATGCCGATGAACGAGCGATGGGAATCGTTTTGCCCGGCGAGTTCTTGCGCACGGTTGAGGAGTGCGCGCTCGGTGACAGCCGGGGGCAGATCAAGAGGACGATCCGACCGGATGGAAGCCGGGATGGCTTCATCTACGAGCGCGTCAAGACTGTCAACGCCGAGGGTATCGAGCATCGCCGATACGTCTGCGTCGGACGGGCCGATGTGGCGGGACGCAAAACGATCGGTGACGGAAAGGTCGATGGCCATGTCGAGGAACGGTTGGGACGAGAACCGGGCGGGAACGGGGACGCAAAAACGCCGCTTTCAGTCCTATTTGAAAGCAGCGATCTAACGACCAGACACGACTTCATGTTCGCCAATTCGTCCGAAAGAAACACCTCCTCGGAAGGGGTTTCACTGCGGTTACATGAACGGAGGAAAGTTCAGGGTTCAGGGTTCAGGGTTCAAGGTTCAGGGTTCAAGGTTCAGGGTTGGGGAGTGAGCCTGAGGGCTTTGAGTCGTGAGGGGGAGTTTGCCACCCGTTAAGGCTCCCACACGCTCACACCCTCAGAATCTTTCTCCTCTCCCTACATTCAAACTTCCACACTTTCATACATCCAAACCTCAAGCAGGGTACCGTCCCATGACCACGCTCTGGATGTAGCTCTGAAGGTGGGCGACTTCGGTTTGTGCGTCGCGCGAGACCTGGCGCACGCAGTCCCCGATCGAAATCAGGCCCTGCAGTTCGCCATCCTCAACGACGGGGAGGTGACGGATCTTGGCCTCCGTCATCAACTGCATGCACTCCTTCACAGTGTTGAATGGGGAGACGCTTATGACCTCTGAGGTCATCACCTCTTCAACCTTCGTCGTGCGGGAGGTGCGACCTTTCAGAGCGATGCGACGAAGATAATCGCGCTCTGTAAAGATACCCTCGACCGGTGACTCACCTGGGTCGGGGTTCGGGTCCAGAACCAGCAGCGAACCGACGTTGTGTTGCACCATCAGCTCGATTGCGTGAAACACAGTCGCATCGGAGTCGACCGTGAATACATTCGTTCCTTTTTGCTTGAGGATGTCGCGGACGTGGGCAGCCATGGGATCACAGGGTTTCGATGAAACGGGTGGGACGAGGCAGGTTACGGCTGCTGCGTGCGGGGACCGGGCCAACGGATCATCATCGGGAGGAACCAGCTGGCGCTACTCGAGCGACCCGCGTACCGCTGCCATGCCCCAGGGTGACTCTCGATGAAGTCATCAGCGCACTTTGCGTGGATCGTAACCGCCACGCGGCATTCAGGTGTGCTATCCGTGGAGGTTAGCAGGAGAAGTTGATCAAGGTTGACGACCGGTTCGTTGCAGTGCTCGCAGCACACGTTGGTTGTGCCGGGGCGACGTGGGGAGCGGGAGCGGCTCATAGCGTTCGGGGACAGCAGGTTCAGATAACACGATCCCACGAGCGTTCGCCTGGATCTGAGTCGACCGCGATGACACGTCGGCAGATGCAAACGGGCTTCGACCGTCAATCCCAATCTCCCGGTTTCTTTGTCCGGATAATCGATCCGCGGTCAGTGGTTGCTCGGGGTACGTTCACAATTACTGTAATCGACGCTCCGGTATGTGAAGGGACATCTGCAGGGAGGGTGTGGGGACAAGTCAGGTCGAGCGTGTAGTATCTGTGAACTTGCCGGTCAGGGATGCCCGTACGGCATATTACGGTTCTTTCGGAAAGGCGAAGTTGCCTGAGGAAAGGCTCTTTTCATCCAAAAGAGGATACGGTGTCATCCATTTCTCGGTGTCGGTCCGACCTGGAAAGGCGTCGCCAAGTGCGTTTGCGTGCTCGACAACCAGCTGTTACGTTACGCTTCTGACCTGCTCAGGTCGATCTGTTTGTTGCGCCTGGGTGCGGGTCGAGGTTTACGTAACCGTTTGAACCTGACTCACTGATGCACATGGATGAGGGACTGATTCCCGCTTTAAACGCTAGGTTGGCAGAAATGGGAGACGCCGCACACGGAGCTGAAAAATCACTTACGGCAGCTTGTCGTGCACTTGGGGAAATACAGGCGCTGTGCGAGGAAAGGCTCGAAGAGGACGCCTCCAGCGAGCAACTAGAGGGTGTCAAAAAGAATGCCGCTCGGGCCGACGTGAGTCTTGATGCCGTGGCTCAAGAGATCCAGCGAATCGGTGAGGCGCTCGAGCGAGTCGCGGGTCTAGACGAATAGGGGAACGGGTTCGGTCGTCTATCTCTGAACGGAAATGATGTCTCCGTAATAAGCCGTCGTTTTTCCACCCGTGTTGTCCGTGTCTGTCATGATTGCAATTCCCGTTACGGCCGGTGGGTCTTCGCCAAAAGCCCGGCGATAATCCTCCAGGATGTTGCGCTGCTCGGTCACCCATCGCCCGGTGTCTGACGAGCCGCTGCGAACGGGAATCATCATCACCCAGTCCGTATACGCGCTCGGGAAAATCTGTCCGGCGTCCACTTGATTGGCCCAGACGTAGTTAAGAGCACGGGACGGGATGTCGTCATAGCCAAGCGCCTTGAGCGCCGTTCGCT
The DNA window shown above is from Longibacter salinarum and carries:
- a CDS encoding CBS domain-containing protein, which codes for MAAHVRDILKQKGTNVFTVDSDATVFHAIELMVQHNVGSLLVLDPNPDPGESPVEGIFTERDYLRRIALKGRTSRTTKVEEVMTSEVISVSPFNTVKECMQLMTEAKIRHLPVVEDGELQGLISIGDCVRQVSRDAQTEVAHLQSYIQSVVMGRYPA
- the gcvP gene encoding aminomethyl-transferring glycine dehydrogenase — encoded protein: MAIDLSVTDRFASRHIGPSDADVSAMLDTLGVDSLDALVDEAIPASIRSDRPLDLPPAVTERALLNRAQELAGQNDSHRSFIGMGYSGTVTPPVIQRDILENPSWYTQYTPYQAEIAQGRLEALLNFQTMVIDLTGLEIANASLLDEATAAAEAMMMLNRITKRQKSRTFFVAEDCHPQTISVVQSRAEPIGVNVVVGDPNTFEFNDDVFGVLLQYPTTDGSIENYRDICERAHENDAYVTVAADLLALTLLTPPGEIGADVAVGSTQRFGVPLGFGGPHAAYFATKERHKRQVPGRMIGVSKDAEGNMALRMALQTREQHIRRGRATSNICTAQVLLAVMASMYAVYHGPEGLKDIATRVHDLTKILANGLEQTGHSIRNDHFFDTLRVDLDGITQDAIREAAEAHKINLRYFDDGSVGVSLDETVSADDLDALFTVFGATNGKKLYAKDVATDLDSGYDGPLQRETSYLDHPVFHKYQSETELTRYIHRLARRDLSLTQSMIPLGSCTMKLNPTAALMPISMPGFTDVHPFAPSDQTEGYRAVIEELSDSLAEITGFDGVSLQPNSGASGEYAGLLVIRAFHRANGDKNRTVCLIPESAHGTNPASATMAGMKVVTVDCDDNGDVDLEDLTAKAEKHSDELAALMVTYPSTHGVFEDHIQELCDVVHEHGGQVYMDGANMNAQVGLCRPGEFGIDVCHLNLHKTFSIPHGGGGPGVGPICTAKHLSPFLPGHPIVETGGDQAIDPVSAAPYGSALITLISWAYIKMLGADGLTQSTKTAILNANYIAKRLSDHYDVVYSGDHGRVAHEFILDLRPFRKNIDISEQDVAKRLMDFGYHAPTMSWPVVGTLMVEPTESESKAELDRFCQAMINIRTEIEEVENESVDLDRSPLKQAPHTAEMIARDGWDLPYSRERAAFPADWTRADKFWPTVRRVDDAFGDRNLICACPPMEAYQTDDEEDLKEALTA